DNA from Pontibacter deserti:
ACGATGTCAGCTAATCCGAATATATACAGATGGGTGGGCGGTACAAGTATAGCATGGGAGCTTCCGGCAAACTGGGAGAATATTACAGATGGATTTATCGTAACCGCAGATGTTGCACCACTCAGTAATGATGAAGTTATACTTAGTGAAGTAGTTCCGGTTAATCAGCCAACTATAAACTCAGATGTAACTGTTAGCAAAATAACCTACAAAAGCATTGCACCAACTAACCTGACTGTAGGGAGTGGTTCTTTAACTGTAACAGGCAACATGGCAACAGCTGGCGCTGGCACAGGAATACAACACACACTTGCGGCAGGTTCACAAACCATAAACATTGGCGGAAACCTGGTTCTGAACGATGGAAGCGCAGGCAACAGCCTATCAGTTATCAGTACTTCTGGTACAGTTAACGTTACAGGTAGCATACAGCACCGTGAAACCGGAAGTATAGAACTAGGGACGGGCAACCTAAACATAAGCGGAGATTATATTTATGTAGCCGGAAACTTCGCAGCCGGAACTGGTACTGTAACCTATAATGGCACTGGTGCACAAGTAGTAGCCGGTTTACCTTATCATCATTTAACAGTTAGTAAAACAGCAGGCACTGCAACCTACACAGCCGCTGCCACACAAAGTATAACCGGTAATTTGTCTGTTAATAATGCCGGAACCCTGGCACTGGCTGTACCAACACTGAATGTGGCAGGTAATGTAAGTATAACGGCAGGCCAGTTACAAGCCAACGCAGCAACTATAGATCTAAAAGGTAACTGGAGCACAGCAGGCACAGCATCGTTTACAGCAGGTACAAGCACTGTTATTTTCTCAGGAAGCACAGATCAGACCGTATCAGCTACCAACTTTAATAACCTGACCAAAACAGCTGCCAACACCCTGACTACTACAGGCATCTCAACTATAAATGGCTCGCTGGATGTGCAGGCTGGAACATTGCTTTTAAATGGCCACACCCTAAACCGAAGCAGCGCCGGCGGAACCTTTACGTTAGCAAACGATGCCACACTGAGAATCAATAATGCATCAACCTTTCCGGCAAACTTTGCTGCCAATACATTAGGCCTTACAAGTACTGTAATTTACTCTGGTGGTAATGCGGCAATTGCACCTGTAACCTATGGTTATTTAACCCTTCAGGATGGTGCGAACAGGGCTTTGCAGGGGGCAACACGTGCAGCCAACCTGATGACTGTTGCCAGCGGAGCTACGCTAGCCAATAACAACAATACCCTGACACTGGATAATAATCTGGTTAACGATGGCACTATAAACGCACCTGCTACAAACCTGGTATTTACAGCCGCAACTGCCAGCCTCGGTGGTTCCGGAACTACAACAATCAAGGACTTAACAGTTAATGCAGGTGCCGGTCTAACTATAAGCAAAAACATTACACTAAACGGTAACTTAACCAACAACGGTACAGGCATTAATGCTTCAGCAAACCAGGTAGAATTTACAGGGGCGGCAGCGGCAACTATAACTTCAGCCACTCCACTAACTATTAATCAGCTGCTGATCAGAAAATCGAATCCATCTAATACTGTTACCCTGAGTGCTGATATAACTGATCTGCAAAGTATAAATGTGGCTTCTGGTACGTTTGATGCAACAAATAAAACCCTTACTAAAAAAGCTGTTGCCGGTACTACGCTAACGGTAGCAAATGCGGCAACCATGAAGGTAGGCGGTACAAGCACGCTTCCTGTTTTAGATAGTTATACGTTAGACCCAGGCAGTACTATAGTTTACAATGGCAGTAACCAAAGTATAAAAAGTGTGCAGTACGGTCACCTGGATCTGCAGAACTTCGGAACGGCAATTTTCGAGGCAGGTATTGCTCAGATAGCAGGTAACTTTACAAAAGGCAACGAGGCAACTGTAATTACGCCTGCAACAATAGAGTATAATGGCACAGCTGCACAATCTATAGTCGCACTTGATTATAACAACCTTATTTTAAGCAGTACAGGAGCTAAAACATTTGCGGCAGGCAACCATAGAATAGCAGAAGCTTTAACTAAGCCAGGGTCAGGTGCAGTAAACGCCCGTGCATTTGCTACAACAGTGCATTATACCAAAGCCGGCGATCAGGATGTGCTACCGTTAAACTATAATAACCTTACCCTGAGCGGAAGCGGTGCAAAGAAATTTACAGGCACTACAGGTATAAATGGAGCATTTACTTTAGGCGGCACAGCCACTGCAGACCTGGCAACAAACGAAAATACCATTGTATTTGATGGTGCTACGCAAACTGTACCTGCCCTGAACTATAAAAACCTAAGTATAGCTGCTGCCGGAGCAAAAACACTGGCAGGAAGTATAAATGTGGAAAAAGCCCTGGCACTAACAGCAGGAGAGTTAAGAACAGGCTCAGGCAACAACATTATACTTGATGCTATAAACGGCTCTATCTCTGAAACTGCAACTGGCTATGTGACCGGCACTGTAGAAATTACCCGTAATCTTTCTTCCGGGTTAGCTCAAACTTTCGGTGGAATCGGTCTGACAGTAACACCTGCAACCGGTACCCCGGGCGCTACAAAAGTAACCCGTGTTACAGGCACAGGAGTTGGCAATGGCAAAAGTATAATCCGTAGTTTTAAGGTAGTGCCGCAGGATACAACCCAAGACCTGAATGCAACTATAGCTTTATCTTACCTGGATCATGAACTTAATGGCTTGGCAGAGTCTGATCTGGCGGTATATTTTTCCCCAACAGGTGGTAACGACTGGAAACTTCAGTCTGCAAGCGCTGCTCCTAATGAATCCGGTAATTCTGTAAGTCTGGCTGGTGTGCAGCGCATGGCTTACTTTACGCTTGGTGGGCGCAATACACCACTGCCTGTAGAGCTGGTATACTTTAAAGCACATAAGTCCGGAACAAATGCAGTGCTGGAGTGGAAAACAGCCATGGAGCAGAATAACAGTGGCTTCGAAGTACAAGCATCCGTAGACGGTTATACTTACCAGAAGGTCCGGTTTATAAAAAGCCAGGCAGGTACATCTGCAACAGCACAAACTTATACTTATACTGATAACCGGAATGGTAAAAGCGGGATAGTCTATTATCGCCTGAAACAAATCGACCTGAACGGCACAGCCAAGATTTACAGCCCACAAACAGTGAACTTCGGAGCAGTAACCCAATCAACTATAACAGCCTATCCTAACCCATTTGTATCAGAAGTGAAGGTGGCAATAGAAGTAGTTACGGCCGGGAAGGCAACTTTAACGCTTTATTCAACAGCCGGTAAAGTGTTGATGCAACACGAAGAACAATTGGCTGAAGGCGCATCGGAACTACAGTTGAACCTGGACGAGAACCTGCCACGCGGATTATACCTGCTGATAATAGAGCAGAGTGGCAAAGCAGAAACGCTGAAACTGATAAAAAATTAAACCTGATAAGTTTCTAAAGCAAAAGGCTCCTGTTTTACGGGAGCCTTTTGCTTTATAGGGCTGTATTTATTTCGCCCTGTTAACTATAAATACGCCAACCAATATAATTACCATGCCTACATAATGCCACAGGTGTATGGTTTCGCCATCCAGCACGCCCCACATAAGTGCCACTATAGGTATAAGGTACGTAGAGGAGCTGGCAAAAAGTGTGGTAGAGATATGAATGAGTTTATTGAAAAGTACCAACCCAACTGCCGTACTAAATACCGCAAGTATAGCAATATACATCAGCGCTTCCCAGGCACCGGGCGTGTGCTGTAGTTTGTTAAGCGCATCCGTAGTAAGCAGGTAAACAAGCGCCATCGGGCCCACCGTAAGCAGCGCCAAACTCGACATTACAAATGGTTTTAACCCCTGCAGTTTGTGCTTGATGATGTTTACACTGCCACCGTAGCAGATACAGGCCAGCACAATGTATAAACCATACATGGTGTTCTCCATGTTAGTATTCTCACCACCCGAAAAAATAAGTACCGACGTACCTGCAATACCGATAATGATGCCCAGCATACGCATCCAGGTGATGGCCTGATGAAAGAAAACAGCCCCAACCAGCAACGTGAAAAGTGCGGTAAGCGAGTTTAGCACACCGGCAAGTCCACTGGCCAGGCGGGTTTCGGCGTAAGCGAACAGGAAAGCCGGAATCAGATTGCCCAATAAACCACTGCCCAGCAAAAACTTCCAGTGGCGCGGCTCTGCCTGCCGAATGTGTTTTATAGCAAAAGGCAGTAGCGTAAGGCAGGCAATGGTAATGCGCCAAGCCCCCAGCTCATCCGAAGTATAAACTACAAGACCTTTTTTGATGAGTATAAACGAAGTACCCCAGATAAGGGCAAGTATAATTACCAGGAACCAAGCCAGCGCCGGCGTTCCCGTTTTTTGCTGTTCAGAAGTTGTTACTGTTTTGATAGCCGTAAAGTATAAAAGGTAAGGAGCGCAAAAGTAGAGGATTTTATAGTTAGAAAGAGGAAAAGTTAGTGAGTTTATGAGTTTGAGAGTTAGAGAGGGAAGAATTAAAGAAGTTAAGCAGCAACTATAAAACTATAGCTCATGAATAAGCAAAGGCCAAAAGTCCCCCTTTGAAGGGGGTGAAGGGGGATGTTAAACATAAACTATAAAAACATAACTGTTCCTGCGGTAAAGGCAGTAAAGCTCCCCTCCTTAAGCAAGGAGGGGTAGGGGTGGTTTGGCAACTATAAAACTATGGCAACCGCCTTTGCCTTGCTTGTCCCTGCCGGGCCAGTTGAGTCAGGAGACTCAACACCATAGTAAGACACGAGTCTGGAGACTCGCGCCAGCGGAGAACTATAGAATCCTGTTACTCCCTTAATTCCCCATTAATCTGTGGTTCAGACAAACAAAAAGCGCCCGCTGCAAAAGCAACAGGCGCTTGTCAAAATAACTCTTAAAATCTCTAACTTCTAAGCTCCCTAACTCTCTAACTCCACATAGCTCATCGTCTGTGCAATCTCGTCCAGGGTGTCGTAAATTTCCTGAATATCTTCTGACTGCACTAAGCGCATGCGGAGTGGTTTAAAGTGCGGTAACCCACGGAAATAGTTGGTATAGTGGCGGCGCATTTCAAAAATGCCCAGTTTGTCGCCTTTCCATTCCAGCGAATGCGTGAAGTGCTGACGGCAAACCTCTACGCGCTCTTCCAGTGTTGGTCCTGCCAGCATTTCGCCGGTTGCCATGTAGTGCTTTATCTCGTTAAAGATCCACGGGTAACCTATACTTGCCCTCCCGATCATAATACCATCTACGCCATACTTGTTGCGGTACTCTAGGGCCTTCTGCGGAGAGTCGATATCACCGTTGCCGAAGATCGGGATCTTCATGCGTGGGTTGTTCTTCACTTCTGCAATTAATGTCCAGTCGGCTTCACCTTTATACATTTGCACACGGGTACGGCCGTGTATACTTAGTGCCTGAATACCGATATCCTGTAAGCGCTCGGCAGTTTCTACGATATACTTGGTGTCTTCGTCCCAGCCGAGGCGGGTTTTAACGGTAACCGGAAGATTGGTTGCTTTCACAATTTCCTCGGTCATTTTCACCATTTTAGGTACATCGCGCAGCAGGGCAGCACCCGCACCTTTACAGGCCACGTTCTTTACAGGGCAACCATAGTTTATATCAATCAGGTCAGGCCCAGCCTGCGACGAAACGATAGCCGCCTCGCGCATCGACTCAATATCAGAGCCAAATATCTGGATACCAATGGGACGTTCGTAGTCAAAAATGTCGAGTTTCTGCACACTTTTAGCTGCGTCGCGTATCAAACCCTCAGAGGAAATAAACTCAGTGTACATCAGGTCGGCCCCGTTGGCTTTGCACACTTTTCGGAAAGGCGGATCGCTCACGTCTTCCATAGGTGCCAGCAGCAGCGGAAACTCGCCCAGTTCTATGTTCGCTATCTTTACCAAAGCAAAATTTAATTATTCGCGTAAATTTACACCAATTTAACCTAAACTCCTGTATGAAAGGTTTCATCCCGAAAGAGACACACCCGTTTTATGTACTGCTGTTGCTTATAGCGTTTATGATAGGCGGCTATTTTGTAGGTAGCTTTATATTCGCCATACTGGCCAGTGCGGTATTTAATATTGGTATAATGGAAATGCCGGAAATAGCCACAGACCCGGCCTCGCACCCGAACGGGCGTAACATTATGCTGATGCTTCAGGGGGTGATACAATTCCTTTCTTTTGTGGTGGCGCCTTTGTTTCTGCTGCGCGTGTTAAAGTATAAAATAGACCCGTACCTGAACTGGAAGATGCCGGTGGCACCGCTGCTGGTATTGCTGGCTGGTGTGCTGATGATCGTGATAATGCCGGCCAACTCTATCATTATTCACTGGAATGCAGATATGCACTTCCCGGATTTCTTACGGGAGTTTGAGCAATGGGCACGTGCTAAAGAAGACGAGCTGGCTGAGCTTACCAAAATGATAGCCAATTTTGATTCTGTACCGAAGCTGTTGGTGGGTTTATTGGTAATTGCCGTTATACCTGCCATTGGCGAGGAGCTTGTGTTTAGGGGCATACTGCAAAAGCAACTGCACCGCTGGACAGGTAACCCACACGTAGCTATCTGGATTGCCGGACTGGTGTTTGCTGCCATACACGTACAGTTTTTCGGGTTTGTGCCGCGCGCTATACTTGGGGCTTTATTCGGATATTTATACTTCTGGTCGGGCAGGATAAGCGTACCTATAGTGGCCCACTTCTTTAACAATGGCTTTACCGTATTTATGTTATACTTACAGCAAACCGGGGCCGCCGATATTGATGTAGAATCTACAGATCCGATGGAGTGGTACAGCATATTGATTTCGGTTATACTTAGCGCTGGCCTGCTGTATTACCTGTACAACGAATTCAGAAAAGTGCCTCCGCGTACCGAAGCTATACCTGAAACTGCTGTGGATTCTGTTGTATAGATATCCTACAATATAGATAATTTCATACCTTTATTGCTCCAACAGCATCCTCTACTACATGAGCAAAGATATTTCGAGCCTAAGTAATTTACAGCAGCGCATTATTGTAGGGGTGTTGGGTGCAGCTATGTTTATAGGTGGCATACTGGCAAGCGAGTGGACCTACTTTCTGCTGTTTCTGGGGCTAACTATACTTGGTTTGCTCGAGTTTTACAGGCTGGTAGGCCCGCAGGGTATAAAGCCGAATAAACCCGTTGGCGTCATACTTGGCGTGTTCCTTTATACTTCCGTTTTTCTGATTGAGAAAGAGATCATCTTACCTGAGTGGTTATACCTGGCCTTGCCGATCCTGAGCCTTGTATTGGTATTGGAATTATACCGCAAACAGGAGCAGCCTTTCACAAACATTGCTTTTACACTTTTAGGCGTTTTATACATTGCTTTGCCTTTCGCGTTGCTGCACAAACTGGGGTATCTGCTGGGTGAGTACAGCTGGGAACCTATACTTGGCCTGATGCTGCTGATTTGGGCATCAGACACAGGAGCCTACATAGCGGGTAAATCTTTTGGGAAGCATAAGCTTTTTCCGCGTATATCGCCGGGCAAGACCTGGGAAGGCTGGGTAGGAGGTATGTTACTTACACTGAGTGTGGCCTATGGCTTATCTATAAACCTTACAGAGTTGGGACTTGCAGAATGGCTGGGTATAGGTGTTATCGTATCGGTTTTCGGGGTACTTGGCGACCTTACAGAATCGTTGCTGAAACGTAGCCTGGATGTAAAAGACTCTGGTGCTTTGCTGCCCGGCCATGGCGGCATCCTCGACCGTTTCGACAGCCTGATCATGGTTATTCCCTTTATTGTAGCCTTTCTTCAGATTTTATAATTTTTTGTTGCCTGTATAGTAGGCGGTTGTATGCATAAATTATATACCTTTGCCGCCGAAAATCTTAATCACTGAGTTAAATCATTAAGGATTAAAATCATGTTATACAAAGAGCCAGCACCGATCAAGGATAGGGAGAACCCTTTCGAATCGATGATGTCACGCTTCAATATTGCTGCTGAAGTATTGGGGTTGGATGAAGAGACATATAACGTATTGAAGTCGCCTACCCGCCAGGTGATCGTGAACGTGCCTGTAACTATGGATGATGGTAAGGTACGCGTGTTTGAAGGTTACCGTGTGGTGCACTCAACTATACTTGGTCCTTCTAAAGGTGGTATCCGCTTCGCTCCGGATGTATTTTTGGATGAGGTAAAGGCCCTTGCTGCCTGGATGACGTGGAAATGTGCTGTGGTTGATATTCCTTATGGCGGTGCCAAAGGCGGTATCATCTGCGACCCTTATACTATGTCGGCTGGTGAGATAGAGCGTTTAACAAGAGCATATACACAGTCTTTAGTTGATATTTTTGGCCCTGACCAGGATATACCTGCCCCGGATATGGGTACAGGTCCGCGCGAAATGGCCTGGTTAATGGACGAATATTCTAAAACAAAAGGCTCTACAGTACATGCTGTGGTAACTGGTAAGCCGCTTGTATTAGGTGGTTCATTGGGCCGTGTTGAGGCTACCGGCCGTGG
Protein-coding regions in this window:
- a CDS encoding T9SS type A sorting domain-containing protein, encoding MGISTLTNKLVYPKICLILFLWIGIQVSASAQTTTSWTGAGTDWATASNWTAGVPNATTHVIIGDANFTGNKQPKIDQAALAECLSLTVGGVKAADLVVSNDKGFTVHGNVIIASNGRIENEGTYFTIKGNWTNNGTFTDNLYIKGNSPNARSTQYPTMEFTGANARIGGTGLNSFNKLVLTGSTILDAGITMIARSNTSGNVTVQPQLHVNSSLDPQTNLVTVPNVAGAELIVGPTATLYVKGATYFSNYSRSPTTMYTTSTINYAGGDQTIESALVYGVLRVSGTGTKRLNGNTRVFGAQDTGLHIDAGVLDLESYTLDKDNSPGASLSIVSGATLRIGGTNTFPANYGTNTLDANSTVEYYGTNQTVANVSYGHLLLSTSGIKTMPATAMTVKGNLTSSGTVSYTAGAPVNVAGNVTIGTGTTFNGGSAIHTIGGNWAANGTFTGNASTVLMTGSNKIISSTAGATEFFNLTLNGTGITITVPALTIRGDLNAPGGLAQVADGNITMTNTVSKSISGANLNFQNLTIDGIVTTAANPTLNGNFTVNAGKTFTASAGTVTMAGLNKSIAGSGSKTFFNLTIANATSTAASFTVNAALSGSSSLTASAGTATFGSTSTFANTHYLNDVAITGTSMRMLANANLYVAGTMSKGASSVFDVTTATPNTVYYNGLNPQPLLATTYHHLVLTNTGAKTAGGAITVNGNSTIDAGATLNAGSFNHNLYGNWVNNGSFNHNNGTVTFTGGANTSITGATFFNNLALNKTSMGNAVTLLTDATANTLQMTNGIMQTGANKIIILNTRSGNGWVIGTVNRQHVFNDGEAYAFNSPFSQLSFASPAGITDVSITVAEESIAGFTTGAAINRKYTIAIPAGTYTNGTLQLQYNDTDLNGNNEAGLQLYRYESGIGRWLTRGRSALSSTDNWVRRNSFTNLQGVWTMSANPNIYRWVGGTSIAWELPANWENITDGFIVTADVAPLSNDEVILSEVVPVNQPTINSDVTVSKITYKSIAPTNLTVGSGSLTVTGNMATAGAGTGIQHTLAAGSQTINIGGNLVLNDGSAGNSLSVISTSGTVNVTGSIQHRETGSIELGTGNLNISGDYIYVAGNFAAGTGTVTYNGTGAQVVAGLPYHHLTVSKTAGTATYTAAATQSITGNLSVNNAGTLALAVPTLNVAGNVSITAGQLQANAATIDLKGNWSTAGTASFTAGTSTVIFSGSTDQTVSATNFNNLTKTAANTLTTTGISTINGSLDVQAGTLLLNGHTLNRSSAGGTFTLANDATLRINNASTFPANFAANTLGLTSTVIYSGGNAAIAPVTYGYLTLQDGANRALQGATRAANLMTVASGATLANNNNTLTLDNNLVNDGTINAPATNLVFTAATASLGGSGTTTIKDLTVNAGAGLTISKNITLNGNLTNNGTGINASANQVEFTGAAAATITSATPLTINQLLIRKSNPSNTVTLSADITDLQSINVASGTFDATNKTLTKKAVAGTTLTVANAATMKVGGTSTLPVLDSYTLDPGSTIVYNGSNQSIKSVQYGHLDLQNFGTAIFEAGIAQIAGNFTKGNEATVITPATIEYNGTAAQSIVALDYNNLILSSTGAKTFAAGNHRIAEALTKPGSGAVNARAFATTVHYTKAGDQDVLPLNYNNLTLSGSGAKKFTGTTGINGAFTLGGTATADLATNENTIVFDGATQTVPALNYKNLSIAAAGAKTLAGSINVEKALALTAGELRTGSGNNIILDAINGSISETATGYVTGTVEITRNLSSGLAQTFGGIGLTVTPATGTPGATKVTRVTGTGVGNGKSIIRSFKVVPQDTTQDLNATIALSYLDHELNGLAESDLAVYFSPTGGNDWKLQSASAAPNESGNSVSLAGVQRMAYFTLGGRNTPLPVELVYFKAHKSGTNAVLEWKTAMEQNNSGFEVQASVDGYTYQKVRFIKSQAGTSATAQTYTYTDNRNGKSGIVYYRLKQIDLNGTAKIYSPQTVNFGAVTQSTITAYPNPFVSEVKVAIEVVTAGKATLTLYSTAGKVLMQHEEQLAEGASELQLNLDENLPRGLYLLIIEQSGKAETLKLIKN
- a CDS encoding DMT family transporter is translated as MLPSLTLKLINSLTFPLSNYKILYFCAPYLLYFTAIKTVTTSEQQKTGTPALAWFLVIILALIWGTSFILIKKGLVVYTSDELGAWRITIACLTLLPFAIKHIRQAEPRHWKFLLGSGLLGNLIPAFLFAYAETRLASGLAGVLNSLTALFTLLVGAVFFHQAITWMRMLGIIIGIAGTSVLIFSGGENTNMENTMYGLYIVLACICYGGSVNIIKHKLQGLKPFVMSSLALLTVGPMALVYLLTTDALNKLQHTPGAWEALMYIAILAVFSTAVGLVLFNKLIHISTTLFASSSTYLIPIVALMWGVLDGETIHLWHYVGMVIILVGVFIVNRAK
- the dusB gene encoding tRNA dihydrouridine synthase DusB, with the translated sequence MVKIANIELGEFPLLLAPMEDVSDPPFRKVCKANGADLMYTEFISSEGLIRDAAKSVQKLDIFDYERPIGIQIFGSDIESMREAAIVSSQAGPDLIDINYGCPVKNVACKGAGAALLRDVPKMVKMTEEIVKATNLPVTVKTRLGWDEDTKYIVETAERLQDIGIQALSIHGRTRVQMYKGEADWTLIAEVKNNPRMKIPIFGNGDIDSPQKALEYRNKYGVDGIMIGRASIGYPWIFNEIKHYMATGEMLAGPTLEERVEVCRQHFTHSLEWKGDKLGIFEMRRHYTNYFRGLPHFKPLRMRLVQSEDIQEIYDTLDEIAQTMSYVELES
- a CDS encoding CPBP family intramembrane glutamic endopeptidase encodes the protein MKGFIPKETHPFYVLLLLIAFMIGGYFVGSFIFAILASAVFNIGIMEMPEIATDPASHPNGRNIMLMLQGVIQFLSFVVAPLFLLRVLKYKIDPYLNWKMPVAPLLVLLAGVLMIVIMPANSIIIHWNADMHFPDFLREFEQWARAKEDELAELTKMIANFDSVPKLLVGLLVIAVIPAIGEELVFRGILQKQLHRWTGNPHVAIWIAGLVFAAIHVQFFGFVPRAILGALFGYLYFWSGRISVPIVAHFFNNGFTVFMLYLQQTGAADIDVESTDPMEWYSILISVILSAGLLYYLYNEFRKVPPRTEAIPETAVDSVV
- a CDS encoding phosphatidate cytidylyltransferase, coding for MSKDISSLSNLQQRIIVGVLGAAMFIGGILASEWTYFLLFLGLTILGLLEFYRLVGPQGIKPNKPVGVILGVFLYTSVFLIEKEIILPEWLYLALPILSLVLVLELYRKQEQPFTNIAFTLLGVLYIALPFALLHKLGYLLGEYSWEPILGLMLLIWASDTGAYIAGKSFGKHKLFPRISPGKTWEGWVGGMLLTLSVAYGLSINLTELGLAEWLGIGVIVSVFGVLGDLTESLLKRSLDVKDSGALLPGHGGILDRFDSLIMVIPFIVAFLQIL